From the genome of Bacteroidia bacterium, one region includes:
- a CDS encoding AraC family transcriptional regulator, whose translation MSKKKNISIFQPFDFKNQFVDLTIYQEGWKESVNNFFIHALDDKTINLQLPLPPHKKTVNDFFIVTDGYAKRQVGINSYEIHKNELLVVPQLQVTTTDFYSEDINGFYCHFSNDFLADNSLLLNWQLTNGQLNKIIIEKDKTERICQLLKIINNLYRDNWKQNNNLIAQYLRTVITEISFKKIKINPEKISKKQNIALDYIRLINANLDKRYTIGELAEKLHITPNHLNKTIKNHLGKSAQSVYNEILLQEAKVLLLQTSKDISEIAFELGFSDLSYFGKFFKKLSKQTPLEYRKMIEKYQ comes from the coding sequence TTGTCAAAGAAAAAAAATATTTCCATTTTTCAACCATTTGATTTTAAAAATCAATTTGTTGACTTAACTATATATCAAGAAGGATGGAAAGAAAGTGTAAACAATTTTTTCATTCACGCTCTTGACGACAAAACTATAAATCTACAACTGCCCTTACCTCCGCATAAAAAAACAGTGAACGATTTTTTCATTGTTACTGACGGTTATGCAAAAAGACAAGTCGGTATCAATTCTTATGAGATTCACAAAAACGAATTATTGGTTGTACCGCAACTGCAAGTTACTACTACCGACTTCTATTCAGAAGATATAAATGGTTTTTATTGCCATTTTTCTAATGATTTTCTTGCTGATAATTCGCTTTTGCTAAATTGGCAATTGACAAATGGTCAATTAAATAAAATAATAATAGAGAAAGATAAAACGGAACGAATCTGTCAATTACTTAAAATAATCAATAACCTTTATAGAGATAATTGGAAACAAAATAATAATCTAATTGCTCAATATTTACGGACTGTCATTACAGAAATAAGTTTTAAGAAAATAAAAATAAATCCCGAAAAAATCAGTAAAAAACAAAATATAGCATTAGATTACATAAGATTGATTAATGCCAATTTAGATAAAAGATATACCATTGGCGAATTGGCAGAAAAATTACATATTACACCAAATCATCTGAATAAAACCATAAAAAATCACTTGGGAAAATCAGCTCAATCGGTCTATAATGAAATTTTGTTACAAGAAGCCAAAGTACTACTATTACAAACCTCAAAAGACATAAGCGAAATTGCTTTTGAGTTGGGATTTAGTGATTTATCTTACTTTGGTAAGTTTTTTAAAAAACTATCTAAACAAACCCCATTAGAATATCGGAAAATGATTGAAAAATACCAATAA